The following proteins come from a genomic window of Maniola jurtina chromosome 15, ilManJurt1.1, whole genome shotgun sequence:
- the LOC123872669 gene encoding general transcription factor IIH subunit 2 gives MADDEQDPKEYRWETGYEKTWEAIKEDEDGLVEGLVAEFAQKAARKAVVPRRGPIRLGMMRHLLVAIDCSEAMTSQDLKPMRFLCTLKLLEKFVEEFFDQNPLSQLGIIAMKNKRAEKVTELSGNVRKHIKAVQGLSNLTLTGEPSLQNTLELAGRILRPLPGHASRELLVLFASLTTCDPSDINTTIQTLKTDGIRCSVIGLAAEVRICKKLCQDTGGEYGVVLDDVHYRSLLLEQTSPPARARALDAGLVKMGFPYTPPPEQPDADPPITVCMCHVEEGEGVGGEGHLCPQCRSKYCSLPAQCRTCGLTLASAPHLARSYHHLFPVEPYEELTNEGQAQYCFSCLRSFTDLDKQIYRCSRCIEHYCWECESVISSTLHVCPGCASRPHLYQRLPETS, from the exons ATGGCAGATGATGAGCAGGATCCTAAAGAATACCGGTGGGAGACAGGTTATGAGAAAACATG gGAGGCTATCAAAGAAGATGAAGATGGTCTTGTGGAGGGTCTGGTGGCAGAGTTTGCTCAAAAGGCTGCACGGAAGGCGGTCGTGCCTCGCCGTGGACCCATACGTCTTGGCATGATGAGACATTTACTTGTTGCTATAGACTGCTCTGAGGCTATGACCTCACAGGATTTGAAGCCAATGAGATTTCTTTGCACTTTGAAG TTGCTGGAGAAATTCGTTGAAGAGTTTTTTGATCAAAACCCACTAAGTCAGCTGGGCATCATAGctatgaaaaacaaaagagcAGAGAAGGTGACAGAGCTGTCTGGAAATGTTAGGAAACATATAAAAGCTGTACAAGG TTTGTCAAACCTAACTTTGACTGGAGAGCCGTCTTTACAAAACACTCTTGAATTGGCAGGCAGGATACTCAGGCCTCTGCCCGGCCATGCCTCCCGGGAACTTCTTGTGCTATTTGCTTCTCTCACTACTTGTGATCCTAGTGATATTAATACTACTATACAG actCTCAAAACAGATGGGATAAGATGTTCTGTGATTGGTCTAGCAGCTGAAGTACGAATTTGTAAGAAATTATGTCAGGACACTGGTGGCGAATATGGG GTGGTTTTAGATGATGTCCATTACCGATCATTGCTGTTAGAACAAACATCGCCGCCGGCTCGAGCGCGGGCCCTCGACGCGGGGCTGGTCAAGATGGGGTTCCCCTATACGCCGCCCCCGGAACAACCCGATGCAGACCCGCCCATCACTGTGTGCATGTG CCACGTGGAGGAGGGCGAGGGCGTGGGCGGCGAGGGCCACCTGTGCCCGCAGTGCCGCAGCAAGTACTGCTCGCTGCCCGCGCAGTGCCGCACCTGCGGGCTGACGCTCGCTTCCGCGCCGCATCTTGCcag ATCATATCACCATCTATTTCCTGTGGAGCCGTATGAAGAGTTGACTAATGAGGGTCAGGCACAGTATTGTTTCTCCTGTTTGAGATCATTCACTGATTTAGATAAACAG ATATACCGTTGCAGTCGCTGCATTGAACACTACTGCTGGGAGTGTGAGAGCGTGATATCCAGTACACTGCACGTGTGCCCGGGCTGCGCTTCCCGGCCTCACCTCTACCAGCGCTTACCAGAGACCTCGTGA